A stretch of the Macaca mulatta isolate MMU2019108-1 chromosome 14, T2T-MMU8v2.0, whole genome shotgun sequence genome encodes the following:
- the LOC144334032 gene encoding uncharacterized protein LOC144334032, translated as MRQTLRALRALRTLRGHAGTAASPTMGKRRAADTRHGRRRYHCRHDQLGGPMCGLQDLEEELQEAGRERPGNRKSPGRALFSPGCAVLNTRSPGLSPARRHQPEEPHHGRPGSMAGHVRAAGGQGLLATSMTGPLWSLFTPSHHPHPMML; from the exons ATGCGGCAGACGCTGCGGGCACTGCGGGCACTACGGACACTGCGGGGACACGCAGGCACCGCTGCCTCCCCGACAATGGGCAAGAGACGTGCGGCAGACACACGGCATGGCAGACGGCGCTACCACTGCAGGCACGACCAGCTCGGAGGACCAATGTGTGGGCTGCAGGATCTGGAGGAAGAGCTGCAGGAAGCGGGAAGAGAACGGCCAGGGAACAGGAAG AGCCCAGGAAGAGCCCTGTTCAGCCCAGGATGTGCAGTCCTGAACACACGCAGTCCTGGCCTCAGTCCTGCCAGGAGACATCAACCTGAGGAGCCGCACCACGGACGCCCCGGGAGCATGGCTGGCCACGTGCGGGCGGCAGGAGGCCAGGGTCTCCTGGCCACTTCCATGACTGGCCCTCTGTGGAGCCTTTTTACACCTTCTCACCATCCCCACCCCATGATGTTGTAA